The Hahella sp. HNIBRBA332 genome window below encodes:
- a CDS encoding RNA ligase family protein, which produces MFIRKYPRTPHLQGSRLQPGDSASDQVPYAQLAGRYLVIEEKLDGANAGVSFDASGALRLQSRGHVLTGGGRESQFAQFKSWATVHQERLFEILGTRYTLYGEWMASKHTVFYDRLPHLFAEFDILDTETGEFLSTSARRRMLKDSPVLSVPVLYAGLAPKRLAELQKLVRPSLAKTKHWRNSLEQVAHQEALDFELVKRQTDDSDLSEGLYIKIEENGRTVGRLKWVRHDFIQAILDSGSHHLNRPIFPNQLAQGVDMYAPQLTLKWEDLGHSEPDSQEPGATEETCS; this is translated from the coding sequence ATGTTTATCCGCAAATATCCCCGTACGCCCCACCTGCAAGGGTCACGGCTGCAACCGGGGGACAGCGCATCGGATCAGGTTCCCTATGCGCAACTGGCCGGGCGTTATCTGGTCATCGAAGAAAAACTCGACGGCGCCAATGCTGGCGTCAGTTTCGACGCGTCCGGCGCATTGCGCCTGCAAAGTCGCGGGCATGTGTTGACCGGCGGCGGACGCGAGTCGCAGTTCGCGCAGTTTAAGTCCTGGGCTACGGTGCATCAGGAGCGTTTGTTCGAAATTCTGGGGACCCGTTACACCCTGTACGGGGAATGGATGGCGTCGAAGCACACAGTATTTTATGACCGCTTGCCGCATCTATTCGCCGAGTTCGATATTCTCGACACCGAGACAGGAGAGTTTCTCTCTACGTCAGCGCGTCGACGCATGTTAAAGGATTCACCCGTGCTTTCCGTACCGGTTTTATATGCCGGCTTGGCGCCCAAGCGCTTGGCGGAATTACAAAAACTAGTGCGCCCGTCGCTGGCGAAAACCAAGCATTGGCGCAACAGTCTGGAACAGGTTGCACATCAGGAAGCGCTGGATTTTGAGCTGGTCAAACGACAGACCGATGACTCGGATTTGTCTGAAGGCCTGTATATCAAGATAGAAGAAAACGGTCGTACGGTCGGCCGTCTGAAGTGGGTGCGCCATGATTTCATTCAGGCCATTCTGGACAGCGGCAGCCACCATCTGAACCGGCCTATTTTCCCCAATCAGTTGGCGCAGGGTGTGGATATGTACGCCCCGCAGCTAACCTTGAAATGGGAGGATCTCGGCCACTCTGAGCCGGATTCACAGGAGCCAGGCGCCACAGAGGAGACATGCTCATGA